One region of Catenuloplanes indicus genomic DNA includes:
- a CDS encoding acyl-CoA mutase large subunit family protein has translation MDAEQIAAGRARWQARYDAARTRDADFTTLSGETVAPLYGPPDGVPYPGFERIGWPGEFPYTRGLYPTGYRGRAWTIRQFSGFGNARQTNERYRMLLAAGGGGLSVAFDMPTLMGYDSDDPKALGEVGHCGVAIDSAADMDVLFDGIDLGAVTTSMTISGPAVPIFCMYLVAAERQGAALSSLDGTLQTDIFKEYIAQKEWLFAPEPHLRLIGDLMEHCAAEIPRYKPLSVSGYHIREAGSTAAQELAYTLADGFGYVELGLSRGLDVNRFAPGLSFFFDAHVDFFEEIAKFRAARRIWARWLRDVYGATDERALWLRFHTQTAGVSLTAQQPVNNVVRTAVEALAAVLGGTNSLHTNALDETLALPTEESAEIALRTQQVLMEETGVANVADPLGGSWYVEALTDRIEAAAEEIFTRIRNLGADGTITSGILRGIEDGWFTSEIAESAFAYQAALEKGDKRIVGVNVHTGTVAKDLEILRISHEVEREQRRVLAARRAERDDALVRRVLGELAAACRAEGNLIPAMLAAARAEATLGEICGVLRDAWGVYREPARF, from the coding sequence ATGGATGCCGAGCAGATCGCCGCCGGACGCGCCCGCTGGCAAGCGCGGTACGACGCGGCCCGCACACGGGACGCCGACTTCACCACGCTCTCCGGCGAGACGGTCGCGCCGCTCTACGGCCCGCCGGACGGCGTGCCCTACCCCGGCTTCGAGCGGATCGGCTGGCCGGGCGAGTTCCCGTACACGCGCGGGCTCTATCCGACCGGCTACCGCGGGCGGGCCTGGACGATCCGGCAGTTCTCCGGGTTCGGCAACGCGCGGCAGACCAACGAGCGGTACCGGATGCTGCTCGCGGCCGGCGGCGGCGGCCTGTCCGTGGCGTTCGACATGCCCACGCTGATGGGGTACGACTCGGACGACCCCAAGGCGCTCGGCGAGGTCGGGCACTGCGGCGTGGCGATCGACTCGGCCGCGGACATGGACGTGCTCTTCGACGGCATCGACCTGGGCGCGGTCACCACCAGCATGACCATCTCCGGGCCCGCCGTGCCGATCTTCTGCATGTACCTGGTGGCGGCCGAGCGGCAGGGCGCCGCGCTGTCCTCGCTGGACGGCACGCTGCAGACGGACATCTTCAAGGAGTACATCGCGCAGAAGGAGTGGCTGTTCGCGCCGGAGCCGCACCTGCGCCTGATCGGTGACCTGATGGAGCACTGCGCCGCGGAGATCCCGCGCTACAAGCCGCTGTCCGTCTCCGGGTACCACATCCGGGAGGCCGGCTCGACCGCGGCGCAGGAGCTGGCGTACACGCTGGCGGACGGTTTCGGGTACGTCGAACTGGGCCTGTCCCGCGGGCTGGACGTGAACCGGTTCGCGCCCGGCCTGAGCTTCTTCTTCGACGCGCACGTGGACTTCTTCGAGGAGATCGCGAAGTTCCGCGCCGCGCGGCGGATCTGGGCGCGCTGGCTGCGCGACGTCTACGGCGCGACCGACGAGCGGGCGCTGTGGCTGCGCTTCCACACCCAGACCGCGGGCGTGTCGCTGACCGCGCAGCAGCCGGTCAACAACGTGGTGCGGACCGCGGTGGAGGCGCTCGCGGCCGTGCTCGGCGGCACCAACTCGCTGCACACGAACGCGCTGGACGAGACGCTCGCGCTGCCCACCGAGGAGTCCGCGGAGATCGCGCTGCGGACCCAGCAGGTCCTGATGGAGGAGACCGGCGTGGCGAACGTGGCCGACCCGCTCGGCGGCTCCTGGTACGTGGAGGCGCTGACCGACCGGATCGAGGCGGCCGCGGAGGAGATCTTCACCCGGATCCGGAACCTCGGGGCGGACGGCACCATCACGTCCGGCATCCTGCGCGGCATCGAGGACGGCTGGTTCACCTCGGAGATCGCGGAGTCGGCGTTCGCGTACCAGGCGGCGCTGGAGAAGGGCGACAAGCGGATCGTCGGCGTGAACGTGCACACCGGGACGGTCGCGAAGGACCTGGAGATCCTGCGGATCTCGCACGAGGTGGAGCGGGAGCAGCGGCGGGTGCTGGCGGCGCGGCGGGCGGAGCGGGACGACGCACTGGTCCGGCGGGTACTGGGCGAGCTGGCGGCGGCCTGCCGGGCCGAGGGGAACCTGATCCCGGCGATGCTCGCGGCGGCCCGGGCGGAGGCCACGCTCGGCGAGATCTGCGGCGTGCTGCGGGACGCGTGGGGCGTCTACCGGGAGCCCGCCCGGTTCTGA